In a single window of the Coffea eugenioides isolate CCC68of chromosome 3, Ceug_1.0, whole genome shotgun sequence genome:
- the LOC113766548 gene encoding 2-alkenal reductase (NADP(+)-dependent)-like, protein MSGIDKSAAEAEVVRNKQLLLKDHVIGFPKESDFIISTENAISLNVPENSKGVLLKNLYLSCDPYFRALMIKPDHSIKTPFPAFTPGLPLYGYGVAKVLDSEHQNFKKGDLVWGTTGWEEYTLTTQTNSLFKVENTNVHLSYYVGILGLAGITAYGGFFDVCHPKKREKVFVSAAAGAVGQLVGQFAKLTGCYVVGSAGSKEKVDHLKNKFRFDDAFNYKEEDDLDAALKRYFPEGIDIYFENFGGKMLDAVLQNMNMNGRISVCGMISQYNLEKTEGVHNLMWLFYKRITMRGFSAFEFYHLFPKFAEFVLPHIQENRLIYVEDIAEGMESGPSALVGLFSGRNVGKQLVFVARE, encoded by the exons ATGTCTGGCATTGACAAGTCT GCAGCAGAGGCTGAGGTAGTGAGGAACAAGCAACTGCTGTTGAAAGACCATGTGATTGGGTTTCCAAAGGAGTCCGATTTCATTATCAGCACAGAAAATGCCATAAGCTTGAACGTCCCAGAAAACTCGAAAGGGGTTTTGCTTAAGAATCTCTACTTGTCATGTGACCCTTACTTCAGAGCTCTCATGATAAAGCCAGATCATTCTATTAAAACCCCCTTTCCTGCTTTCACTCCTGGATTG CCCCTATACGGTTACGGGGTAGCTAAAGTTTTGGATTCAGAGCATCAGAACTTCAAGAAAGGTGACCTTGTTTGGGGAACGACTGGATGGGAGGAGTACACTCTCACAACACAAACTAATTCTCTGTTCAAGGTCGAAAACACAAACGTACATCTTTCCTACTACGTGGGAATTCTTG GTCTGGCTGGTATTACTGCCTATGGGGGATTTTTTGACGTTTGTCACcccaagaaaagagaaaaagtatTTGTATCAGCAGCAGCTGGTGCAGTTGGTCAGCTTGTAGGGCAATTTGCAAAATTGACAGGTTGCTATGTTGTTGGAAGTGCTGGAAGCAAAGAAAAG GTTGATCATTTGAAGAACAAGTTCAGATTCGATGATGCTTTCAATTATAAGGAAGAGGATGACCTCGATGCTGCTCTGAAAAG GTATTTCCCCGAGGGAATTGACATAtactttgaaaattttggggGGAAGATGCTGGATGCAGTGCTCCAGAATATGAACATGAACGGTCGAATTTCTGTTTGTGGAATGATCTCACAATACAATCTTGAAAAGACTGAAGGAGTACACAATTTGATGTGGCTCTTTTACAAGCGAATTACCATGCGAGGTTTTTCCGCTTTCGAATTCTATCACCTCTTCCCAAAGTTTGCTGAATTCGTGTTGCCTCACATCCAAGAAAACAGGCTAATCTATGTTGAAGATATTGCTGAAGGCATGGAGAGTGGCCCTTCTGCCCTTGTAGGTCTCTTTAGTGGTCGCAATGTTGGGAAACAACTTGTCTTTGTTGCTCGCGAGTGA